A window from Brachyhypopomus gauderio isolate BG-103 chromosome 6, BGAUD_0.2, whole genome shotgun sequence encodes these proteins:
- the xpnpep3 gene encoding xaa-Pro aminopeptidase 3 isoform X3, whose amino-acid sequence MLQSLSYTLKATARVAARTHCSPGASRCPSRSVSVKTGDWKTNAVPQRYLGQPSPYTHPHLVKPGEVTPGVTQTEFELRRQRLASLIEAKAKQLTGSSHASNSSHVVIVLSHPVRYMTNDIPYPFHQNRDFLYLTGITEPDSALVMFGSGRPDQAALFVPRRDPARELWDGPRSGRDGAAALTGLGRVHSIEELGVVLKSLKAGTVWYDGSQPCHPRLHQTHVRPLLEGGALVRPLRPLTHSLRAVKSPAEVELMKEAGRITAQFDFETRAHGANYLAYPPVVAGGNRANTLHYISNNQIVKDGEMVLLDGGCEYFGYVSDITRTWPVNGKFSEVQQEVYEAVLEVQLACLDLCCSGVSLDHVYSTMLTLLAKQLRELGVLPHGASDADAMKMARRYCPHHVGHYLGMDVHDTPELSRCQPLQPGMAVTVEPGLYFSESDDSCPERFRGLGVRIEDDVVIQEHGGPIILSSHTPKKVVDVERVCAQAEG is encoded by the exons ATGTTGCAGTCACTTTCATACACGCTGAAAGCCACGGCCCGAGTTGCTGCTCGTACTCACTGTAGTCCAG GTGCTTCAAGGTGTCCAagtaggagtgtgtctgtgaagACAGGAGATTGGAAGACAAATGCAGTCCCCCAAAGATACCTGGGACAGCCGAGTCCatatacacacccccacctcgtCAAACCTG GTGAGGTGACTCCTGGAGTCACTCAGACTGAATTTGAGCTGCGTCGTCAGCGGCTGGCATCCTTGATCGAGGCCAAGGCGAAGCAGCTGACTGGCAGTAGCCACGCTTCAAACTCCTCCCACGTCGTCATCGTCCTATCACATCCTGTCCGCTACATGACCAACGACATCCCCTACCCGTTCCACCAGAACCGGGACTTTCTGTACCTGACGGGGATCACGGAGCCCGACAGCGCCCTGGTGATGTTTGGTTCCGGGAGGCCGGACCAGGCGGCCCTGTTCGTGCCACGCAGAGACCCAGCGAGGGAGCTGTGGGATGGGCCTCGGTCAGGGAGGGACGGGGCTGCGGCCCTCACAGGGCTGGGCAGGGTGCACAGCATCGAGGAGCTGGGCGTGGTCCTCAAAAGTCTGAAAG CAGGCACAGTGTGGTACGATGGCTCGCAGCCCTGCCACCCACGGCTGCACCAGACTCACGttcgccccctgctggagggGGGAGCGCTGGTGCGCCCGCTTCggcccctcactcactctctgcgAGCCGTGAAGAGTCCTGCTGAGGTGGAACTGATGAAGGAGGCAGGACGCATCACCGCCCAG tTTGATTTCGAGACTCGGGCACATGGTGCTAACTACCTTGCGTATCCTCCAGTGGTCGCCGGCGGCAACCGAGCCAACACCCTACACTACATCAGTAACAACCAGATTGTTAAG GATGGAGAGATGGTGCTGTTGGACGGAGGGTGTGAATACTTTGGCTATGTCAGTGACATCACGCGCACGTGGCCGGTTAATGGGAA GTTCAGTGAGGTGCAGCAGGAGGTGTATGAGGCTGTGCTGGAGGTGCAGCTAGCCTGTTTGGATCTGTGCTGTTCTGGGGTCAGTCTGGACCACGTGTACTCCACCATGCTGACCCTGCTCGCCAAACAGCTCCGTGAGCTGGGCGTCCTACCTCACGGGGCCAGCGACGCAGATGCCATGAAG ATGGCGCGCCGATACTGTCCCCACCATGTGGGTCACTACCTGGGCATGGACGTGCACGACACCCCAGAGCTGTCCCGCTGCCAGCCCTTACAGCCGGGCATGGCCGTCACCGTGGAGCCCG GGCTGTACTTCAGCGAGAGTGACGACTCGTGTCCAGAGAGGTTCAGGGGCCTCGGGGTTCGGATTGAAGACGACGTGGTGATTCAAGAACACGGGGGCCCAATTATCCTGTCCTCTCACACCCCCAAAAAAGTGGTggatgtggagagagtgtgtgcacaGGCGGAGGGATGA
- the xpnpep3 gene encoding xaa-Pro aminopeptidase 3 isoform X4: MLQSLSYTLKATARVAARTHCSPGASRCPSRSVSVKTGDWKTNAVPQRYLGQPSPYTHPHLVKPGEVTPGVTQTEFELRRQRLASLIEAKAKQLTGSSHASNSSHVVIVLSHPVRYMTNDIPYPFHQNRDFLYLTGITEPDSALVMFGSGRPDQAALFVPRRDPARELWDGPRSGRDGAAALTGLGRVHSIEELGVVLKSLKAGTVWYDGSQPCHPRLHQTHVRPLLEGGALVRPLRPLTHSLRAVKSPAEVELMKEAGRITAQAFKKTMAMCRGNIDEALIYAKDGEMVLLDGGCEYFGYVSDITRTWPVNGKFSEVQQEVYEAVLEVQLACLDLCCSGVSLDHVYSTMLTLLAKQLRELGVLPHGASDADAMKMARRYCPHHVGHYLGMDVHDTPELSRCQPLQPGMAVTVEPGLYFSESDDSCPERFRGLGVRIEDDVVIQEHGGPIILSSHTPKKVVDVERVCAQAEG; the protein is encoded by the exons ATGTTGCAGTCACTTTCATACACGCTGAAAGCCACGGCCCGAGTTGCTGCTCGTACTCACTGTAGTCCAG GTGCTTCAAGGTGTCCAagtaggagtgtgtctgtgaagACAGGAGATTGGAAGACAAATGCAGTCCCCCAAAGATACCTGGGACAGCCGAGTCCatatacacacccccacctcgtCAAACCTG GTGAGGTGACTCCTGGAGTCACTCAGACTGAATTTGAGCTGCGTCGTCAGCGGCTGGCATCCTTGATCGAGGCCAAGGCGAAGCAGCTGACTGGCAGTAGCCACGCTTCAAACTCCTCCCACGTCGTCATCGTCCTATCACATCCTGTCCGCTACATGACCAACGACATCCCCTACCCGTTCCACCAGAACCGGGACTTTCTGTACCTGACGGGGATCACGGAGCCCGACAGCGCCCTGGTGATGTTTGGTTCCGGGAGGCCGGACCAGGCGGCCCTGTTCGTGCCACGCAGAGACCCAGCGAGGGAGCTGTGGGATGGGCCTCGGTCAGGGAGGGACGGGGCTGCGGCCCTCACAGGGCTGGGCAGGGTGCACAGCATCGAGGAGCTGGGCGTGGTCCTCAAAAGTCTGAAAG CAGGCACAGTGTGGTACGATGGCTCGCAGCCCTGCCACCCACGGCTGCACCAGACTCACGttcgccccctgctggagggGGGAGCGCTGGTGCGCCCGCTTCggcccctcactcactctctgcgAGCCGTGAAGAGTCCTGCTGAGGTGGAACTGATGAAGGAGGCAGGACGCATCACCGCCCAG GCTTTTAAGAAGACCATGGCAATGTGCAGAGGCAACATCGACGAGGCGCTAATCTATGCCAAG GATGGAGAGATGGTGCTGTTGGACGGAGGGTGTGAATACTTTGGCTATGTCAGTGACATCACGCGCACGTGGCCGGTTAATGGGAA GTTCAGTGAGGTGCAGCAGGAGGTGTATGAGGCTGTGCTGGAGGTGCAGCTAGCCTGTTTGGATCTGTGCTGTTCTGGGGTCAGTCTGGACCACGTGTACTCCACCATGCTGACCCTGCTCGCCAAACAGCTCCGTGAGCTGGGCGTCCTACCTCACGGGGCCAGCGACGCAGATGCCATGAAG ATGGCGCGCCGATACTGTCCCCACCATGTGGGTCACTACCTGGGCATGGACGTGCACGACACCCCAGAGCTGTCCCGCTGCCAGCCCTTACAGCCGGGCATGGCCGTCACCGTGGAGCCCG GGCTGTACTTCAGCGAGAGTGACGACTCGTGTCCAGAGAGGTTCAGGGGCCTCGGGGTTCGGATTGAAGACGACGTGGTGATTCAAGAACACGGGGGCCCAATTATCCTGTCCTCTCACACCCCCAAAAAAGTGGTggatgtggagagagtgtgtgcacaGGCGGAGGGATGA
- the xpnpep3 gene encoding xaa-Pro aminopeptidase 3 isoform X1, which produces MLQSLSYTLKATARVAARTHCSPGASRCPSRSVSVKTGDWKTNAVPQRYLGQPSPYTHPHLVKPGEVTPGVTQTEFELRRQRLASLIEAKAKQLTGSSHASNSSHVVIVLSHPVRYMTNDIPYPFHQNRDFLYLTGITEPDSALVMFGSGRPDQAALFVPRRDPARELWDGPRSGRDGAAALTGLGRVHSIEELGVVLKSLKAGTVWYDGSQPCHPRLHQTHVRPLLEGGALVRPLRPLTHSLRAVKSPAEVELMKEAGRITAQAFKKTMAMCRGNIDEALIYAKFDFETRAHGANYLAYPPVVAGGNRANTLHYISNNQIVKDGEMVLLDGGCEYFGYVSDITRTWPVNGKFSEVQQEVYEAVLEVQLACLDLCCSGVSLDHVYSTMLTLLAKQLRELGVLPHGASDADAMKMARRYCPHHVGHYLGMDVHDTPELSRCQPLQPGMAVTVEPGLYFSESDDSCPERFRGLGVRIEDDVVIQEHGGPIILSSHTPKKVVDVERVCAQAEG; this is translated from the exons ATGTTGCAGTCACTTTCATACACGCTGAAAGCCACGGCCCGAGTTGCTGCTCGTACTCACTGTAGTCCAG GTGCTTCAAGGTGTCCAagtaggagtgtgtctgtgaagACAGGAGATTGGAAGACAAATGCAGTCCCCCAAAGATACCTGGGACAGCCGAGTCCatatacacacccccacctcgtCAAACCTG GTGAGGTGACTCCTGGAGTCACTCAGACTGAATTTGAGCTGCGTCGTCAGCGGCTGGCATCCTTGATCGAGGCCAAGGCGAAGCAGCTGACTGGCAGTAGCCACGCTTCAAACTCCTCCCACGTCGTCATCGTCCTATCACATCCTGTCCGCTACATGACCAACGACATCCCCTACCCGTTCCACCAGAACCGGGACTTTCTGTACCTGACGGGGATCACGGAGCCCGACAGCGCCCTGGTGATGTTTGGTTCCGGGAGGCCGGACCAGGCGGCCCTGTTCGTGCCACGCAGAGACCCAGCGAGGGAGCTGTGGGATGGGCCTCGGTCAGGGAGGGACGGGGCTGCGGCCCTCACAGGGCTGGGCAGGGTGCACAGCATCGAGGAGCTGGGCGTGGTCCTCAAAAGTCTGAAAG CAGGCACAGTGTGGTACGATGGCTCGCAGCCCTGCCACCCACGGCTGCACCAGACTCACGttcgccccctgctggagggGGGAGCGCTGGTGCGCCCGCTTCggcccctcactcactctctgcgAGCCGTGAAGAGTCCTGCTGAGGTGGAACTGATGAAGGAGGCAGGACGCATCACCGCCCAG GCTTTTAAGAAGACCATGGCAATGTGCAGAGGCAACATCGACGAGGCGCTAATCTATGCCAAG tTTGATTTCGAGACTCGGGCACATGGTGCTAACTACCTTGCGTATCCTCCAGTGGTCGCCGGCGGCAACCGAGCCAACACCCTACACTACATCAGTAACAACCAGATTGTTAAG GATGGAGAGATGGTGCTGTTGGACGGAGGGTGTGAATACTTTGGCTATGTCAGTGACATCACGCGCACGTGGCCGGTTAATGGGAA GTTCAGTGAGGTGCAGCAGGAGGTGTATGAGGCTGTGCTGGAGGTGCAGCTAGCCTGTTTGGATCTGTGCTGTTCTGGGGTCAGTCTGGACCACGTGTACTCCACCATGCTGACCCTGCTCGCCAAACAGCTCCGTGAGCTGGGCGTCCTACCTCACGGGGCCAGCGACGCAGATGCCATGAAG ATGGCGCGCCGATACTGTCCCCACCATGTGGGTCACTACCTGGGCATGGACGTGCACGACACCCCAGAGCTGTCCCGCTGCCAGCCCTTACAGCCGGGCATGGCCGTCACCGTGGAGCCCG GGCTGTACTTCAGCGAGAGTGACGACTCGTGTCCAGAGAGGTTCAGGGGCCTCGGGGTTCGGATTGAAGACGACGTGGTGATTCAAGAACACGGGGGCCCAATTATCCTGTCCTCTCACACCCCCAAAAAAGTGGTggatgtggagagagtgtgtgcacaGGCGGAGGGATGA
- the xpnpep3 gene encoding xaa-Pro aminopeptidase 3 isoform X5, whose translation MLQSLSYTLKATARVAARTHCSPGASRCPSRSVSVKTGDWKTNAVPQRYLGQPSPYTHPHLVKPGEVTPGVTQTEFELRRQRLASLIEAKAKQLTGSSHASNSSHVVIVLSHPVRYMTNDIPYPFHQNRDFLYLTGITEPDSALVMFGSGRPDQAALFVPRRDPARELWDGPRSGRDGAAALTGLGRVHSIEELGVVLKSLKAGTVWYDGSQPCHPRLHQTHVRPLLEGGALVRPLRPLTHSLRAVKSPAEVELMKEAGRITAQDGEMVLLDGGCEYFGYVSDITRTWPVNGKFSEVQQEVYEAVLEVQLACLDLCCSGVSLDHVYSTMLTLLAKQLRELGVLPHGASDADAMKMARRYCPHHVGHYLGMDVHDTPELSRCQPLQPGMAVTVEPGLYFSESDDSCPERFRGLGVRIEDDVVIQEHGGPIILSSHTPKKVVDVERVCAQAEG comes from the exons ATGTTGCAGTCACTTTCATACACGCTGAAAGCCACGGCCCGAGTTGCTGCTCGTACTCACTGTAGTCCAG GTGCTTCAAGGTGTCCAagtaggagtgtgtctgtgaagACAGGAGATTGGAAGACAAATGCAGTCCCCCAAAGATACCTGGGACAGCCGAGTCCatatacacacccccacctcgtCAAACCTG GTGAGGTGACTCCTGGAGTCACTCAGACTGAATTTGAGCTGCGTCGTCAGCGGCTGGCATCCTTGATCGAGGCCAAGGCGAAGCAGCTGACTGGCAGTAGCCACGCTTCAAACTCCTCCCACGTCGTCATCGTCCTATCACATCCTGTCCGCTACATGACCAACGACATCCCCTACCCGTTCCACCAGAACCGGGACTTTCTGTACCTGACGGGGATCACGGAGCCCGACAGCGCCCTGGTGATGTTTGGTTCCGGGAGGCCGGACCAGGCGGCCCTGTTCGTGCCACGCAGAGACCCAGCGAGGGAGCTGTGGGATGGGCCTCGGTCAGGGAGGGACGGGGCTGCGGCCCTCACAGGGCTGGGCAGGGTGCACAGCATCGAGGAGCTGGGCGTGGTCCTCAAAAGTCTGAAAG CAGGCACAGTGTGGTACGATGGCTCGCAGCCCTGCCACCCACGGCTGCACCAGACTCACGttcgccccctgctggagggGGGAGCGCTGGTGCGCCCGCTTCggcccctcactcactctctgcgAGCCGTGAAGAGTCCTGCTGAGGTGGAACTGATGAAGGAGGCAGGACGCATCACCGCCCAG GATGGAGAGATGGTGCTGTTGGACGGAGGGTGTGAATACTTTGGCTATGTCAGTGACATCACGCGCACGTGGCCGGTTAATGGGAA GTTCAGTGAGGTGCAGCAGGAGGTGTATGAGGCTGTGCTGGAGGTGCAGCTAGCCTGTTTGGATCTGTGCTGTTCTGGGGTCAGTCTGGACCACGTGTACTCCACCATGCTGACCCTGCTCGCCAAACAGCTCCGTGAGCTGGGCGTCCTACCTCACGGGGCCAGCGACGCAGATGCCATGAAG ATGGCGCGCCGATACTGTCCCCACCATGTGGGTCACTACCTGGGCATGGACGTGCACGACACCCCAGAGCTGTCCCGCTGCCAGCCCTTACAGCCGGGCATGGCCGTCACCGTGGAGCCCG GGCTGTACTTCAGCGAGAGTGACGACTCGTGTCCAGAGAGGTTCAGGGGCCTCGGGGTTCGGATTGAAGACGACGTGGTGATTCAAGAACACGGGGGCCCAATTATCCTGTCCTCTCACACCCCCAAAAAAGTGGTggatgtggagagagtgtgtgcacaGGCGGAGGGATGA
- the xpnpep3 gene encoding xaa-Pro aminopeptidase 3 isoform X2 → MLQSLSYTLKATARVAARTHCSPGASRCPSRSVSVKTGDWKTNAVPQRYLGQPSPYTHPHLVKPGEVTPGVTQTEFELRRQRLASLIEAKAKQLTGSSHASNSSHVVIVLSHPVRYMTNDIPYPFHQNRDFLYLTGITEPDSALVMFGSGRPDQAALFVPRRDPARELWDGPRSGRDGAAALTGLGRVHSIEELGVVLKSLKGTVWYDGSQPCHPRLHQTHVRPLLEGGALVRPLRPLTHSLRAVKSPAEVELMKEAGRITAQAFKKTMAMCRGNIDEALIYAKFDFETRAHGANYLAYPPVVAGGNRANTLHYISNNQIVKDGEMVLLDGGCEYFGYVSDITRTWPVNGKFSEVQQEVYEAVLEVQLACLDLCCSGVSLDHVYSTMLTLLAKQLRELGVLPHGASDADAMKMARRYCPHHVGHYLGMDVHDTPELSRCQPLQPGMAVTVEPGLYFSESDDSCPERFRGLGVRIEDDVVIQEHGGPIILSSHTPKKVVDVERVCAQAEG, encoded by the exons ATGTTGCAGTCACTTTCATACACGCTGAAAGCCACGGCCCGAGTTGCTGCTCGTACTCACTGTAGTCCAG GTGCTTCAAGGTGTCCAagtaggagtgtgtctgtgaagACAGGAGATTGGAAGACAAATGCAGTCCCCCAAAGATACCTGGGACAGCCGAGTCCatatacacacccccacctcgtCAAACCTG GTGAGGTGACTCCTGGAGTCACTCAGACTGAATTTGAGCTGCGTCGTCAGCGGCTGGCATCCTTGATCGAGGCCAAGGCGAAGCAGCTGACTGGCAGTAGCCACGCTTCAAACTCCTCCCACGTCGTCATCGTCCTATCACATCCTGTCCGCTACATGACCAACGACATCCCCTACCCGTTCCACCAGAACCGGGACTTTCTGTACCTGACGGGGATCACGGAGCCCGACAGCGCCCTGGTGATGTTTGGTTCCGGGAGGCCGGACCAGGCGGCCCTGTTCGTGCCACGCAGAGACCCAGCGAGGGAGCTGTGGGATGGGCCTCGGTCAGGGAGGGACGGGGCTGCGGCCCTCACAGGGCTGGGCAGGGTGCACAGCATCGAGGAGCTGGGCGTGGTCCTCAAAAGTCTGAAAG GCACAGTGTGGTACGATGGCTCGCAGCCCTGCCACCCACGGCTGCACCAGACTCACGttcgccccctgctggagggGGGAGCGCTGGTGCGCCCGCTTCggcccctcactcactctctgcgAGCCGTGAAGAGTCCTGCTGAGGTGGAACTGATGAAGGAGGCAGGACGCATCACCGCCCAG GCTTTTAAGAAGACCATGGCAATGTGCAGAGGCAACATCGACGAGGCGCTAATCTATGCCAAG tTTGATTTCGAGACTCGGGCACATGGTGCTAACTACCTTGCGTATCCTCCAGTGGTCGCCGGCGGCAACCGAGCCAACACCCTACACTACATCAGTAACAACCAGATTGTTAAG GATGGAGAGATGGTGCTGTTGGACGGAGGGTGTGAATACTTTGGCTATGTCAGTGACATCACGCGCACGTGGCCGGTTAATGGGAA GTTCAGTGAGGTGCAGCAGGAGGTGTATGAGGCTGTGCTGGAGGTGCAGCTAGCCTGTTTGGATCTGTGCTGTTCTGGGGTCAGTCTGGACCACGTGTACTCCACCATGCTGACCCTGCTCGCCAAACAGCTCCGTGAGCTGGGCGTCCTACCTCACGGGGCCAGCGACGCAGATGCCATGAAG ATGGCGCGCCGATACTGTCCCCACCATGTGGGTCACTACCTGGGCATGGACGTGCACGACACCCCAGAGCTGTCCCGCTGCCAGCCCTTACAGCCGGGCATGGCCGTCACCGTGGAGCCCG GGCTGTACTTCAGCGAGAGTGACGACTCGTGTCCAGAGAGGTTCAGGGGCCTCGGGGTTCGGATTGAAGACGACGTGGTGATTCAAGAACACGGGGGCCCAATTATCCTGTCCTCTCACACCCCCAAAAAAGTGGTggatgtggagagagtgtgtgcacaGGCGGAGGGATGA
- the st13 gene encoding hsc70-interacting protein — protein sequence MDPRKVSELKAFVQVCRENPAVLHLPEMSFFRSWLQELGAAVPQAAKNDASSCKGSCPCDAGAPPKTAPPPQAEPASPSESEESELEIDKEGVIEPDTDDVQEMGDYENLEVTEEMIEQANEKKMAAIEALGEGELSKALELFTEAIKLNPRSAILYAKRASVYIKMQKPNAAIRDCDRAIDINPDSAQPYKWRGKAHRLLGHWEDSAKDLAMACKLDYDDDASAMLKEVQPKANKILEHRRKYERKREERELKERKERVKKAREEHERAQREEDARQQTAGAHGGGFPGFPGGAGFPGGTPFGMPGLQELFNDPEVLMAMKDPEVMAAFQDVAQNPANIAKYQSNPKIMALITKLSSKFGGPQA from the exons ATGGACCCGCGGAAGGTGTCGGAGCTGAAGGCCTTCGTGCAGGTGTGCAGGGAGAACCCGGCCGTGCTGCACCTGCCCGAGATGAGCTTCTTCCGCAGCTGGCTGCAGGA attgGGCGCAGCCGTTCCACAAGCAGCCAAAAACGACGCTTCGTCATGCAAG GGCAGCTGTCCGTGTGATGCAGGGGCCCCTCCTAaaacagccccgcccccacaggcAGAGCCGGCTTCTCCCTCCGAGAGCGAGGAAAGTGAATTAG AGATTGACAAGGAAGGAGTGATTGAGCCAGACACAGATGATGTTCAGGAGATGGGAGATTATGAGAACCTGGAG gTCACTGAAGAGATGATTGAACAGGCTAATGAGAAGAAGATGGCAGCCATCGAAGCCCTGGGCGAGG gggagctAAGTAAAGCTCTGGAGTTGTTCACTGAAGCCATCAAGCTGAATCCACGATCGGCTATTCTCTATGCCAAGAGAGCCAG TGTGTACATTAAGATGCAGAAGCCCAATGCTGCGATTCGAGACTGTGACAGAGCCATCGACATCAACCCAGATTCAGCGCAGCCGTACAAGTGGAGAGGCAAGGCTCACAG gCTGCTGGGACACTGGGAGGACTCGGCGAAGGATCTGGCTATGGCCTGCAAACTGGACTATGATGATGACGCCAGTGCAATGCTGAAAGAAGTGCAGCCCaag GCCAACAAGATCCTGGAGCACCGGCGTAAATATGAGCGCAAGCGTGAAGAGCgtgagctgaaggagaggaaggagcGCGTGAAGAAGGCACGAGAAGAACACGAGAGAGCTCAACGG gaagagGATGCCCGGCAGCAGACTGCAGGAGCCCATGGTGGAGGCTTCCCAGGATTCCCAG GTGGCGCTGGTTTCCCAGGGGGCACGCCGTTTGGAATGCCTGGACTGCAGGAACTCTTTAACGACCCGGAAGTGCTCATGGCGATGAAG gatccAGAAGTAATGGCAGCGTTCCAGGATGTGGCTCAGAACCCAGCCAACATTGCCAAGTATCAGAGCAACCCCAAGATCATGGCCCTCATCACCAAACTCAGCTCCAAGTTTGGGGGTCCACAGGCCTAA